From Dethiosulfovibrio russensis, a single genomic window includes:
- a CDS encoding GNAT family N-acetyltransferase: protein MEVAQGLLVAFLDDLKISNTSDSAIESWIKGNMERDSDKEAHFVVADRETERYIGQIDFHVIDWKNRSARIGLVIGAPGPEEKGTV from the coding sequence ATGGAAGTAGCTCAGGGTCTTCTCGTAGCCTTCCTGGACGATCTTAAAATATCAAACACAAGCGATTCCGCTATAGAGAGCTGGATCAAGGGGAATATGGAGAGGGATTCGGACAAGGAGGCTCACTTCGTCGTGGCAGACAGGGAGACGGAGCGGTATATAGGGCAAATAGACTTTCACGTGATAGACTGGAAAAACCGCTCCGCCAGGATCGGGCTCGTCATAGGAGCCCCGGGGCCAGAGGAAAAGGGTACGGTTTGA
- a CDS encoding alpha/beta hydrolase family protein — translation MNFNCICKDPDFSDPRYPADLLDLTIPSHGSDLYGIMYTPQGRGPHPTALILHGFPGSEQNVDLAQILRRGGFNSVVFHYRGSWGSEGDFSFQHVLEDTRATVEYLMDPINRERYMIDPAKFVLIGHSMGGFAALMTGAEMTEVDRIIAIATYNLGAVAKERQRENRDERYAKDTYEMFINCTRPLKGTSPETLLDEIKEKAQEWDLRELAHRLKGKKLLTIAGSRDDVSHLEIHHNPLMTALRKAGVTTAKDVVMTTSHSFHDKRIALAEAILKWLSSDIPIR, via the coding sequence ATGAACTTTAACTGCATCTGCAAAGACCCTGATTTTTCCGACCCTAGATATCCGGCCGACCTGCTGGACCTGACCATACCCAGCCACGGAAGCGACCTGTACGGAATAATGTACACTCCTCAGGGAAGAGGCCCCCATCCCACTGCTTTGATACTGCACGGATTCCCCGGAAGCGAGCAGAACGTGGATCTAGCGCAGATCCTCAGGAGAGGCGGCTTCAACTCGGTCGTGTTTCACTACAGAGGTTCGTGGGGCAGCGAGGGAGATTTTTCCTTCCAACACGTCCTGGAGGACACCAGGGCGACGGTAGAATACCTCATGGATCCGATCAACAGAGAACGATACATGATAGATCCCGCCAAGTTCGTCCTGATCGGCCACAGCATGGGAGGATTCGCCGCCCTGATGACCGGGGCGGAGATGACCGAGGTCGACAGGATAATAGCCATAGCTACCTACAACCTGGGAGCGGTGGCGAAAGAAAGGCAACGGGAGAACAGGGACGAAAGGTACGCGAAGGACACCTACGAGATGTTCATAAACTGCACCAGGCCGCTCAAGGGAACCAGCCCGGAAACTCTTCTGGACGAGATAAAGGAGAAAGCCCAGGAGTGGGATCTAAGAGAACTGGCACACCGCCTCAAGGGCAAAAAACTGCTGACCATAGCCGGATCCAGAGACGACGTGTCTCACCTGGAGATACACCACAACCCCCTGATGACGGCGCTTAGAAAGGCGGGAGTGACCACGGCAAAGGACGTGGTGATGACCACCTCCCACTCGTTTCACGACAAGAGGATAGCCCTGGCGGAGGCTATCCTTAAGTGGCTGAGCTCGGATATACCGATACGCTGA
- the panB gene encoding 3-methyl-2-oxobutanoate hydroxymethyltransferase: protein MAKKKTRLDFVKMKREGEKATWITAYDFPTASFAQQAGMDMILVGDSMGMVLLGYDGTVPVTMEECLIHCRAVRRGAPDLWCMGDMPFGSYQVSDEDAVINAIRFLKEADMDCVKLEGGRRVCSRIKAITDAGILVCGHIGLTPQSSGQLGGFKAQGRDPESARELIKDAIAVQDAGAYALLLEAVPPELTEFIAKKLEIPVYSIGAGAPCDGQLIICGDMLGLFQAFTPKFVKKYANVAEVEIAAFKEYVQDVKKGRFPTDDHVYHIHEGMEEDFQSMLREFDLPTGVV, encoded by the coding sequence ATGGCTAAGAAGAAGACCCGATTGGACTTTGTGAAAATGAAGAGAGAGGGAGAAAAGGCGACCTGGATAACCGCCTACGATTTTCCCACCGCTTCCTTCGCCCAGCAGGCCGGGATGGACATGATCCTGGTTGGAGATTCCATGGGTATGGTGTTGCTAGGCTACGACGGCACCGTTCCCGTCACCATGGAGGAATGCCTGATACACTGCCGGGCGGTCCGCCGGGGAGCCCCCGACCTGTGGTGCATGGGAGATATGCCCTTCGGTTCATACCAGGTATCCGACGAGGACGCCGTGATCAACGCCATACGGTTCCTGAAGGAGGCCGATATGGACTGCGTCAAGCTGGAGGGAGGACGCAGGGTCTGCTCCAGGATCAAGGCCATAACCGACGCGGGCATTCTCGTATGCGGCCATATAGGGCTGACGCCTCAGAGCTCCGGACAGCTCGGCGGCTTCAAGGCCCAGGGAAGGGACCCTGAAAGCGCCAGAGAGCTTATAAAAGACGCCATCGCGGTACAGGACGCCGGGGCCTACGCCCTTCTGCTGGAGGCGGTTCCGCCGGAGCTTACCGAGTTCATAGCCAAAAAACTGGAGATACCCGTCTACTCCATAGGTGCCGGAGCTCCCTGCGACGGACAGCTCATAATCTGCGGCGACATGCTGGGGCTGTTTCAGGCCTTCACCCCCAAGTTCGTCAAGAAATACGCCAACGTAGCCGAGGTGGAGATAGCCGCCTTCAAGGAATACGTCCAGGACGTAAAGAAAGGCCGTTTCCCCACGGACGACCACGTCTACCACATTCACGAGGGCATGGAGGAGGATTTCCAGTCCATGCTGAGAGAGTTCGACCTGCCCACGGGAGTGGTTTGA
- a CDS encoding DJ-1 family glyoxalase III: MIEVAVFLTDGFEETEALTTVDILRRGNVDVTTTSLTGCMTVKGKHGVPVTADALFDDVANRTFDMLVVPGGTVAYTEHRGLLDLVVRYDSEGKKLAAICAAPAVFGKAGILKGRRAVCYPGMESWLTGATIGSDMVETDGHITTAKGPAVTPFFALRLLEILKGKEVADAVAKAFLIPLVL; this comes from the coding sequence ATGATCGAAGTTGCGGTTTTTCTGACGGACGGTTTCGAGGAGACCGAGGCCCTCACGACGGTGGACATACTGCGAAGGGGAAATGTGGACGTGACCACGACGTCCCTGACAGGATGCATGACCGTCAAGGGGAAGCACGGCGTGCCGGTCACGGCGGACGCCCTTTTCGACGATGTGGCGAACCGGACCTTCGATATGCTGGTGGTCCCTGGCGGAACCGTGGCGTATACGGAGCACCGAGGGTTGTTGGATCTGGTGGTCCGTTATGATTCGGAGGGCAAAAAGCTGGCCGCCATATGCGCGGCTCCGGCGGTGTTCGGCAAGGCGGGAATTCTCAAAGGACGAAGGGCCGTGTGCTACCCCGGCATGGAGTCATGGCTCACCGGCGCCACGATCGGTTCCGACATGGTCGAGACCGATGGTCACATAACCACCGCCAAGGGGCCTGCCGTGACCCCGTTCTTCGCACTGAGGCTCCTGGAAATCCTGAAGGGAAAGGAAGTTGCCGACGCGGTTGCGAAGGCCTTTTTGATTCCGTTGGTGCTGTGA